The genomic DNA TACTATGACTTTGAGTTCAGCCAGTATGGCAGTGGCAGCAATGAGGTGGTGGTATTTGAGCCAGAGGCGACGGGATATATTAAGCTCGGTCGTTACTACATGAGCGTTACGGGACGAACTGAATTCAACGGGGTGAAGCTGTTTGCATCTTTGGAAACAGAACAACCCGTTCCACAGTCTCCAGAGCAAGATGACCTAACACCTGTGGTATTAGAATCTGGTAAAGCTCATCTGTTTACTGTTCATCAACAACGTTACGCTGCCGTTTATGTTCCAGAGGGTGTACAAGAAGTTCGCGTATGGCTAATCGATCAAAATAATGATCCAGCAGAGAAAGGTAATGTTGATCTGTTTGCAAGCGGTGCATATTGGCCAACCGTTGGGCAGCATGACTATGCGTCGGATTATCGTGGCAGCAATGAGTATCTACAAATACCTGTGACTGAGGAAGGGTACTTACACTTCTTGTTAAGTGCAGAACAGCAAGGTGATGATGTCGAGATGTTAGTCTATTTTCATTAAGGTACAAATCTCGAATATATAGATAACAAGCCGAGTATAAACACTCGGCTTTGTTCTTCTGACAGTTTTCTGTGTTTATAGAGTATTTGCACCATAATCTCTGATGAAGTGATGACATTGGCGGTTTAAGCTTGTAAGCATATGAAACATCGAGATAACGGTGTGGTCACTTGTTAAAACTGAATGATTTATTTAGTGAGGATCTATGAAGAAAGCACGATTAACATCACTACTTGGAGTTGCGACTTTAGTTGGCGTGGTTGCTCTGGCTGGATGCAGTCAGAATGGTGAAGTGATGACTCAGTCACAAGAGAATACGAATCCGATCTGTAGTACTAAAAACCTAACTGGTGGTTGGTCGAAAAGTGAAGTCACACCACAAGCAGAGCAAGCGCTAGACGCCGTGCTTAGCCAAATGAACACGTCTGCAAAGCTTCAACAAATCTTGAGTGTTCGAACTCAAGTGGTGGCTGGTTTGAATTACGCGATTGAGTTTGAAATGGATAATGGTGAAGTGTGGAATACGATTGTATACCGCTCTCTACAAGGCGATATCGAAATGGTTCAGGCCGCGCAGCAAGGCCGTTTGTGTCAGTAGTCTAAGCTAGCTATCAAATATAACGTCTCACACAAAAATGGCTCCCAACTTGGCTGTCTCTTATACACAAATCCCTAAGCCACGCTTGGGGATTTTTTTGAACTATTTTTAGGTTTCATGATCTGATCATCTAAGCAATGACAAGGATGATTATCATGACCTATATAGAGCCAACCCTTTGGGCACAAAAACAGTTCGGTCAAGCCCACCTTAATGACCCTAGACGCACTCAAAGACTCGTTGCTCTCGCAGCCTCACTGGCCGAGCAGCCTGGCGTACCCGTCTCGAAACTCATTATATCCCCTGCTGAAATGGAAGGGGCTTATCGCTTCATCCGTAATGAGCAAATCAAAGCAGAAGATATCGCAGAAGCGGGTTTTTATGTCACCGCACAAGAAGCATTAGAGCAACAAACACTTCTTGCCTTAGAAGACACCACTTCTCTCAGTTACTCCCATCGCAGCATTCGAGATGAACTCGGGCACTCTAATCAAGGCAATCGACATCGCGCCATGTTTGTACACTCAACCTTACTTTTTGCTCCCGACACTCAATCTGTTATTGGTTTAATTGAACAACAGCGCTGGACTCGTGATATAGAAAAGCGAGGTCAAAGGCACCAGCATGCGACTCGACCATACAAAGAGAAAGAAAGTTATAAGTGGGAACAAGCCTCTCGCCATGTCGCTGAGCGACTTGGCGATAAAATTTCGGATGTCATTTCTGTGTGCGATAGAGAAGCCGACCTATTTGAATACCTCACTTACAAGCGAGAGCAACAACAAAGGTTCCTCGTTCGCTCAATGCAAAGCCGCTGTATTGAAGAGCACGATAATCGTCTTTATAGCTATGCTTCTACCCTGTTATCAGCCGGAGAGAAAGTGCTCGAAATACCGCAAAAAGGCGGTCGTAAAGCTCGCAAGGCTCATTTAGATATCAAATATGCCCCCGTGACACTCAAGTCTCCTGCTAACAAGAAAGAGTTCGATAACATTCCGCTTTACTACGTGGGATGTATAGAACAAGGAGAGAGTGGTAATAAGCTCGCATGGCACTTACTGACTTCAGAGCCGATAACGAGCAAGGAAGAGGCACTCAAAATCGTCAGTTATTATGAGCGGCGCTGGCTGATAGAAGATTTTCATAAAGTCTGGAAAAGTGAAGGGACTGAAGTTGAGCAACTGAGAATGCAAAGTAAGGATAACTTAGAAAGGCTCAGCGTCGTTTTGGCTTTTATCGCGACTCGGTTACTCCAGTTGAGGTTTATGAATGAATCAGACGAGTTATCTAAGAGCAGTTGTGAGCAGGTATTAAAAGGCAAAGCGTGGAAGTTAATGTGGCTCAAGTTGGAGAGCAAAAAACTACCGAAAGAAGCGCCTAATATATCATGGGCTTACAACGGTATTGCTCGGTTAGGTGGTTGGAAGAATACCAAGCGAACAGGTCGCGCTTCTATAAAGACGTTATGGCAAGGATGGCTTAGGTTACAAACCATCCTTGAAGGGTATGAACTCGCCAAGTCTCTTGATTAACCAGACTTGTGATCAAGAGACAGCCCAACTTGGAGCCATTTTTATTCTGATTAGCGCTTTATCGTAAGCTCGTAACGGTTTATTCCGCCTCAGATAATTCAGGTTCTGATACTTCGCTTTCAGATAACTCAACAACGCAAGCTCGGCTGATATCTTCATCGATGTATGCCATACCCAGTTTATTTAGGTAATCCATGCGGTCTGCAGTACGAAGATCGATATCAGGGCCTGCAATCTTGTTATCTTGGTAAACTTTAGCGAGATGAGCCATAAACTGCTCGCCCACACTCATCATTAACAGGCTCATCGCACCCACGTCCGGCCTTACTTTAGCGCGCTGTTTTTCAGACAGGTTTACCGCTAATACGATAGGTTGTTCATCACCTTCAAAACGAACGCTGCGCTCTCTCACCGTTTGTTGTGCCCAGTAGTACGCAAGCTCTTTGCTCTGAGTTAGGAACACAGGCTCTACAGATTCGGTGTAGTTATTGCCGATGGTTGCCATGGTTTTTACGGCGGCTTGGTTGAGTGCTTTATCACCCGAGCGTTTTAGTCCTTGGCCTTTAATAGAAGCGATTAATGCTGAAGAGGTTCCGTGATACCAAGTATCACCTGTTGCGAAACCATTTTCTGATAGCAGTGTTTTTGCATCTTGTAGGTGTTTAGGTATTGAAGTCATAGGCACTCTCAATCAAAAGAAATTTCAACAAACAGGAATCTCATAAAACATGAATACGGTTAGCTTAAACAGATGTTGCTTAGCTGACCGTGGGTTAGGGCACAAATCTGAGACTTTGAGATAAAGCTGGCAGTACAAGCCTTATCTCAAAGCCTTCCCCCGGATCTTACCGAAGTAAGAGAGAAGGGCGGGGGAGGCTTTAGCGTTAGCGATTAATCAAAAGTGCTAGTGACTAATCAAAAAAGTGCCAGCGATTAATCAAATTGGTTCGATGTATTCAGTTCACCCGCTGCTTTTAGTGCGTTTTCACCAGCGAAGTACTCTTTGTGGTCATCACCCATATCTGAACCAGACATGTTTTGGTGTTTAACACATGCGATACCTTGGCGGATTTCTTTACGTTGAACGTTAGCAACGTAGCCCAACATGCCTTGGTCACCGAAGTACTCTTTCGCAAGGTTATCGGTAGACAGCGCTGCAGTGTGGTAAGTAGGTAGAGTAATTAGGTGGTGGAAGATACCTGCTTCACGAGACGCATCTGCTTGGAATGTGCGAATCTTGTCATCAGCTCGTTTAGACAATTCAGTTTCGTCATATTCAGCACTCATTAGGCTAGCACGGTCGTAGGCAGAAACGTCTTCACCAGCTTCAACCATCGCATCGTATGCTTGTTGACGGAAGTTTAGCGTCCAGTTGAACGATGGAGAGTTGTTGTATACCAGTTTCGCATTAGGGTGTACTTCACGAACGCCATCCATCATCTCTTTGATTTGGCCGATGTGGGGCTTCTCTGTTTCAATCCAAAGCAGGTCAGCACCCGCGTTGATTGCTTCAATACAGTCAAATACACAGCGGTCTTCACCAGTACCTTGACGGAATTGGTACAAGCCAGATGGTAGACGCTTAGGACGTACCAGCTTGCCTTCACGGTTGAAGCAAACGTCGCCTTGTTTCATGTCAGCTACATCGATCTCTTCAACATCTAGGTAAGAGTTGTAGATGTCACCTTGGTCGCCCGGCTCTTTCACTACTGCGATTTCTTTTGTTAGACCTGCACCTTGTGAATCGGTACGCGCAACGATGATGCCGTTGTCGATGCCTAGCTCAAGGAAAGCGTAACGAAGTGCACGAAGTTTCGCGTGGAAATCAGCGTGAGGTACGGTTACTTTGCCGTCTTGGTGGCCACATTGCTTCTCATCGGCAACTTGGTTCTCGATTTGTAGACAACATGCACCTGCTTCAATCATCTGCTTAGCCATTAGGTAAGTCGCTTCTGCGTTACCGAAACCAGCATCGATATCCGCGATGATTGGCACTACGTGTGTTACGTGGTTGTCAATTTGGTCTTGGATGCGAT from Vibrio chagasii includes the following:
- a CDS encoding isocitrate lyase, with the translated sequence MSQITQDIEMIEVAKSAAGAPWDAIDAESAARMRAQNKFKTGLDIAQYTADIMRADMEAYDKDSSQYTQSLGCWHGFIGQQKLISIKKHFDGKTDRRYLYLSGWMVAALRSEFGPLPDQSMHEKTSVAALVEELYTFLRQADARELGGLFRELDAAREAGDVDLQDRIQDQIDNHVTHVVPIIADIDAGFGNAEATYLMAKQMIEAGACCLQIENQVADEKQCGHQDGKVTVPHADFHAKLRALRYAFLELGIDNGIIVARTDSQGAGLTKEIAVVKEPGDQGDIYNSYLDVEEIDVADMKQGDVCFNREGKLVRPKRLPSGLYQFRQGTGEDRCVFDCIEAINAGADLLWIETEKPHIGQIKEMMDGVREVHPNAKLVYNNSPSFNWTLNFRQQAYDAMVEAGEDVSAYDRASLMSAEYDETELSKRADDKIRTFQADASREAGIFHHLITLPTYHTAALSTDNLAKEYFGDQGMLGYVANVQRKEIRQGIACVKHQNMSGSDMGDDHKEYFAGENALKAAGELNTSNQFD
- a CDS encoding cystatin domain-containing protein, with the protein product MKKARLTSLLGVATLVGVVALAGCSQNGEVMTQSQENTNPICSTKNLTGGWSKSEVTPQAEQALDAVLSQMNTSAKLQQILSVRTQVVAGLNYAIEFEMDNGEVWNTIVYRSLQGDIEMVQAAQQGRLCQ
- a CDS encoding IS4 family transposase, with the protein product MTYIEPTLWAQKQFGQAHLNDPRRTQRLVALAASLAEQPGVPVSKLIISPAEMEGAYRFIRNEQIKAEDIAEAGFYVTAQEALEQQTLLALEDTTSLSYSHRSIRDELGHSNQGNRHRAMFVHSTLLFAPDTQSVIGLIEQQRWTRDIEKRGQRHQHATRPYKEKESYKWEQASRHVAERLGDKISDVISVCDREADLFEYLTYKREQQQRFLVRSMQSRCIEEHDNRLYSYASTLLSAGEKVLEIPQKGGRKARKAHLDIKYAPVTLKSPANKKEFDNIPLYYVGCIEQGESGNKLAWHLLTSEPITSKEEALKIVSYYERRWLIEDFHKVWKSEGTEVEQLRMQSKDNLERLSVVLAFIATRLLQLRFMNESDELSKSSCEQVLKGKAWKLMWLKLESKKLPKEAPNISWAYNGIARLGGWKNTKRTGRASIKTLWQGWLRLQTILEGYELAKSLD